One stretch of Streptomyces sp. R21 DNA includes these proteins:
- a CDS encoding DUF4232 domain-containing protein has protein sequence MRIRPVLALSTAATALLLATPQSGAAATRPAPCAQKSLTVRAHVSQDPRVLHLSVTNHGARACTVDRIPTVTFGDLDGAALPVPAGDSAPYRIGAGKAAYASVRTIADPADPEARRVTSVGVSADPSHFGRSFSARRLGAGDAVLVWEPVTTWWKPSAAAADKALAKGALQSA, from the coding sequence ATGCGCATCCGACCCGTCCTCGCCCTTTCCACCGCCGCCACCGCCCTGCTCCTCGCGACACCGCAGAGCGGCGCGGCCGCCACACGGCCCGCGCCGTGCGCGCAGAAGTCCCTCACCGTGCGAGCCCACGTCTCCCAGGACCCCAGGGTGCTGCACCTCAGCGTCACCAACCACGGCGCCCGGGCCTGCACCGTCGACCGCATCCCCACCGTCACCTTCGGGGACCTGGACGGCGCGGCCCTGCCGGTGCCCGCCGGTGACAGCGCCCCGTACCGGATCGGCGCGGGGAAGGCCGCGTACGCCTCCGTCCGCACCATCGCCGACCCGGCCGACCCCGAGGCCCGCCGGGTGACCTCGGTCGGCGTCTCCGCCGACCCGTCCCACTTCGGGCGCTCCTTCTCCGCCCGCCGGCTGGGCGCGGGCGACGCCGTCCTCGTCTGGGAGCCGGTGACGACGTGGTGGAAGCCGTCCGCCGCCGCCGCGGACAAGGCGCTCGCGAAGGGGGCCCTGCAGTCGGCGTAG
- a CDS encoding PAS domain S-box protein codes for MGSRHCVCGDALDGHGSGAAEERFRGLLEAAPDAMVIVDDTGTIRLVNAQTEALFGYRREELLGNPVELLVPGRFRGHHTMHREGYADNRQVRPMGAGLELHGLRKDGSEFPVEISLSPLETTDGLLVSAAVRDVSERKAAEERFRGLLEAAPDAMVIVDDTGTIRLVNAQTEALFGYRREELLGNPVELLVPGRFRGHHTMHREGYADNRQVRPMGAGLELHGLRKDGSEFPVEISLSPLETTDGLLVSAAVRDVSERKRAEERINELAGLVESSQDAILAKTLDGRITYWNAAAQRLYGYTPAQVIGRHVSVLAPDERRFEIDALMERLSGGERVEHFETLRLTRSGELLDVDITLWPSRAADGTVFGACAIVRDISDRKRAEAELTFLYEQQRHIALTLQRSLMGTPPAIPGLATASRYRPATQGAGVGGDWFDLIPLGAGRVGVLIGDVMGRGLEAAAVMGQLRSAAHALAKTGMQPRRLMQALDIAVADLDVPDQLVTCCYLVIASDVGEVTTCSAGHLPTLVATPGQGAHALPAPVNAPLGVGGVLYQQSTSVISPGATLVLYTDGLIETPGSDIEDQLAELTATLDGLFAAAPDLEEAADHVLATLLPDAEGHNDDVTLLLTRLPDAPLAAVTTTLPARPESVPEGRAFLSKALTSWDCVDIADDARLLLSEILTNAVQHAQGPLGLHMCRTDSELTVEISDRSPHLPQPRLAADDEESGRGLILVRALAGDWGVRSTDEGKTTWFTLKL; via the coding sequence ATGGGATCGAGGCACTGCGTCTGTGGCGATGCGCTCGACGGGCACGGGTCAGGAGCCGCGGAGGAAAGGTTCCGGGGGCTGTTGGAGGCGGCGCCGGATGCGATGGTGATCGTGGATGACACGGGGACGATCCGGTTGGTGAATGCGCAGACGGAGGCGTTGTTCGGGTATCGGCGGGAGGAACTGCTGGGGAATCCGGTGGAGTTGCTGGTGCCGGGTCGCTTTCGTGGGCATCACACGATGCATCGTGAGGGCTATGCGGACAATCGGCAGGTCCGGCCGATGGGTGCGGGTCTGGAGCTGCATGGGCTGCGGAAGGACGGTTCGGAGTTCCCGGTCGAGATCAGTCTGAGTCCGCTGGAGACCACCGACGGTCTCCTGGTGTCCGCCGCCGTCCGCGACGTCAGCGAACGCAAGGCCGCGGAGGAAAGGTTCCGGGGGCTGTTGGAGGCGGCGCCGGATGCGATGGTGATCGTGGATGACACGGGGACGATCCGGTTGGTGAATGCGCAGACGGAGGCGTTGTTCGGGTATCGGCGGGAGGAACTGCTGGGGAATCCGGTGGAGTTGCTGGTGCCGGGTCGCTTTCGTGGGCATCACACGATGCATCGTGAGGGCTATGCGGACAATCGGCAGGTCCGGCCGATGGGTGCGGGTCTGGAGCTGCATGGGCTGCGGAAGGACGGTTCGGAGTTCCCGGTCGAGATCAGTCTGAGTCCGCTGGAGACCACCGACGGTCTCCTGGTGTCCGCCGCCGTCCGCGACGTCAGCGAACGCAAGCGGGCCGAGGAACGCATCAACGAACTCGCCGGACTCGTCGAATCCTCCCAGGACGCGATCCTCGCCAAGACCCTCGACGGTCGCATCACCTACTGGAACGCCGCCGCCCAACGGCTCTACGGCTACACCCCGGCCCAAGTGATCGGCCGGCACGTCTCCGTGCTCGCGCCGGACGAGCGCCGGTTCGAGATCGACGCCCTGATGGAGCGTTTGAGCGGCGGGGAGAGAGTCGAGCACTTCGAGACGCTGCGGCTGACCCGCTCCGGCGAGCTCCTCGACGTCGACATCACCCTGTGGCCCTCCCGCGCAGCCGACGGGACCGTCTTCGGCGCATGCGCCATCGTCCGCGACATCAGTGACCGCAAGCGGGCCGAGGCGGAACTGACCTTCCTCTACGAGCAGCAGCGGCACATCGCGCTGACCCTGCAACGCAGTCTGATGGGCACGCCACCGGCCATCCCCGGACTCGCCACCGCCAGCCGCTACCGGCCGGCCACCCAGGGCGCCGGCGTGGGCGGCGACTGGTTCGACCTCATTCCCCTGGGGGCCGGCCGGGTCGGCGTACTCATCGGCGACGTGATGGGCCGCGGACTGGAAGCCGCCGCCGTCATGGGCCAGTTGCGCTCCGCCGCCCACGCGCTCGCCAAGACGGGCATGCAGCCCCGCCGGCTCATGCAGGCCCTCGACATCGCCGTCGCCGACCTCGACGTACCCGACCAACTCGTGACCTGCTGCTACCTGGTCATCGCCTCCGACGTGGGTGAGGTGACCACCTGCTCGGCCGGCCATCTGCCCACCCTGGTCGCCACCCCCGGCCAGGGCGCCCATGCGCTCCCGGCACCCGTGAACGCACCCCTGGGCGTGGGCGGCGTTCTCTACCAGCAGTCCACCTCGGTCATCTCACCCGGCGCCACCCTGGTCCTCTACACCGACGGCCTCATCGAAACCCCCGGCAGCGACATCGAGGACCAGCTCGCCGAACTCACCGCCACCCTGGACGGTCTCTTCGCCGCCGCCCCCGACCTGGAGGAGGCCGCCGACCACGTCCTGGCCACCCTGCTGCCCGACGCCGAGGGCCACAACGACGACGTCACCCTGCTGCTGACCCGGCTCCCCGACGCCCCGCTGGCGGCCGTCACCACCACCCTGCCGGCCCGGCCCGAGTCCGTGCCCGAAGGCCGCGCCTTCCTCAGCAAGGCCCTCACCTCCTGGGACTGCGTCGACATCGCGGACGACGCACGCCTGCTGCTCTCGGAGATCCTCACCAACGCCGTACAGCACGCCCAGGGCCCCCTCGGCCTGCACATGTGCCGCACCGACAGCGAACTCACCGTCGAGATCAGCGACCGCAGCCCCCATCTGCCTCAGCCTCGGCTGGCCGCCGACGACGAGGAGTCCGGGCGCGGACTGATCCTCGTCCGCGCCCTCGCCGGCGACTGGGGCGTACGCTCCACCGACGAGGGCAAGACCACCTGGTTCACCCTCAAGCTCTAG
- a CDS encoding TetR/AcrR family transcriptional regulator, producing MNDNDEGTGHPTPPKRKDARRNKETLLDAAASVFVTSGVEAPVRDIAAEAGVGVGTIYRHFPTRADLIIAVYRHQVEACAEAGPSLLAAGPTPHAALGRWINLFVDFLVTKHGLAAVLQSDNSDFEALHTYFLDRLVPVCTQLLDAAAESGEIRSDLAAYELMRGVGNLCIGAESDPRYDARRLVELLITGLRRSN from the coding sequence GTGAACGACAACGACGAGGGCACAGGGCACCCGACCCCGCCCAAGCGGAAGGACGCCCGGCGCAACAAGGAGACTCTGCTCGACGCGGCCGCCTCGGTCTTCGTGACCTCAGGCGTGGAGGCGCCGGTGCGCGACATCGCGGCCGAGGCCGGCGTCGGGGTGGGAACGATCTACCGCCACTTCCCGACGCGAGCGGACCTCATCATCGCCGTCTACCGACACCAGGTCGAAGCCTGCGCCGAGGCCGGGCCGAGCCTGCTGGCAGCCGGCCCGACTCCGCATGCCGCACTGGGGCGATGGATCAACCTCTTCGTCGACTTCCTGGTCACCAAGCACGGACTCGCCGCCGTGCTCCAGTCCGACAACTCGGACTTCGAGGCGCTGCACACCTACTTCCTCGACCGGCTCGTGCCCGTCTGCACCCAACTGCTCGACGCTGCGGCCGAGTCGGGCGAGATCCGTTCCGATCTGGCGGCCTACGAACTCATGCGCGGTGTCGGCAACCTCTGCATCGGCGCGGAGAGCGATCCTCGCTACGACGCCCGTCGACTGGTCGAGCTCCTCATCACAGGACTGCGCCGGTCGAACTGA
- a CDS encoding chemotaxis protein, whose amino-acid sequence MEHALSTATLTELRRPRPYPAVSVLTPTHRREPDNAQDPVRLRNVVAEAKKQLEADPAVTRERRTDLVAQLDLALAEVDLAHAEDGLVIFAAPGEHQVWSLARTVPERVVLSDTFLTRNLVAAQVSERPFWVLSVSADRVTLWNGGADRVVAEDSGGFPLTRSLEDPDAERQERVGDLASTFRAERTRQFLREADTAMSTVLREHPRPLYVTGETAALSALDEVGTVTKQASHIPHGGLAHGTPEAVWQAVRPLITAEERKNVDAVARELESARGRKEFAAGVDEVWQNAAEGRVRLLAVEENYRVTVRDDGGEHLVPAESGDLDAREDIVDEIVERCLETGADVRFVPDGSLADAKGIAGVLRY is encoded by the coding sequence ATGGAGCACGCGCTGAGTACCGCAACCCTTACCGAACTTCGTCGGCCGCGTCCCTATCCCGCGGTGTCCGTGCTGACGCCGACCCACCGCAGGGAGCCCGACAACGCCCAGGATCCGGTCCGGCTGCGCAATGTGGTGGCCGAGGCCAAGAAACAGCTGGAGGCCGACCCGGCGGTGACCCGCGAGCGGCGGACGGATCTCGTCGCACAGCTCGACCTGGCGCTCGCGGAGGTGGATCTGGCGCACGCCGAGGACGGCCTGGTGATCTTCGCGGCTCCGGGCGAGCACCAGGTGTGGTCGCTGGCCCGCACCGTGCCCGAGCGTGTGGTGCTCTCGGACACCTTCCTGACCCGCAATCTCGTCGCCGCGCAGGTCTCCGAGCGCCCCTTCTGGGTGCTGTCCGTCTCAGCCGACCGGGTCACGCTGTGGAACGGCGGCGCCGACCGTGTCGTGGCCGAGGACAGCGGGGGCTTCCCGCTCACCCGGAGCCTGGAGGACCCGGACGCCGAGCGCCAGGAACGGGTCGGTGACCTCGCCAGCACCTTCCGCGCCGAGCGCACCCGTCAGTTCCTGCGCGAGGCCGACACCGCCATGAGCACGGTGCTGCGCGAGCATCCCCGGCCGCTCTACGTCACCGGCGAGACGGCTGCGCTCTCCGCCCTGGACGAGGTGGGCACGGTCACCAAGCAGGCCTCCCACATCCCGCACGGCGGTCTGGCCCACGGCACCCCCGAGGCGGTGTGGCAGGCGGTCCGGCCGCTGATCACCGCCGAGGAGCGGAAGAACGTCGACGCGGTCGCCCGGGAACTCGAGTCGGCCCGCGGCCGCAAGGAGTTCGCCGCCGGGGTCGACGAGGTGTGGCAGAACGCGGCCGAGGGCCGGGTCCGACTGCTGGCCGTCGAGGAGAACTACCGCGTGACGGTGCGCGACGACGGCGGCGAGCATCTCGTCCCGGCCGAGAGCGGCGATCTGGACGCCCGCGAGGACATCGTCGACGAGATCGTCGAACGGTGCCTGGAGACCGGCGCCGACGTCCGCTTCGTCCCGGACGGCAGCCTCGCGGACGCGAAAGGCATCGCAGGGGTACTGCGCTACTGA
- a CDS encoding Gfo/Idh/MocA family protein codes for MSELLGVAVLGAGHMGADHIRRIDQVVSGARVAAVADPETERAKGAVAGIDGVSVHTEVAAALDAPGVGAVLIASPGPAHEEALLAAFARGLPVLCEKPMVPESAGALRVVEAEARLGRRLVQVGFMRRYDAEYGRLKSLLDSGQLGRPLMLHCTHRNVSSPPGFTSAMLVNSSVSHEIDAARWLLGQELTAVTVRRPQPSAHAPQGLLDPQFVLFETSGGALVDVEVFVNSGFGYQVRCEAVCESGTARIGDEHTMVVTRSGGACEEVAQDYLVRFADAYDREVQTWVDATREGRVTGPGAWDGYAASAVAEAGVRALETGGRVAVDLAPRPDLYG; via the coding sequence GTGAGTGAGCTGTTGGGTGTGGCGGTCCTGGGTGCCGGACACATGGGCGCCGACCATATACGGCGCATCGACCAAGTGGTGAGCGGCGCCAGGGTCGCCGCCGTCGCCGATCCCGAGACGGAGCGGGCCAAGGGCGCCGTGGCGGGCATCGACGGCGTATCGGTCCACACCGAGGTGGCGGCCGCACTCGACGCGCCCGGCGTGGGCGCGGTGTTGATCGCCTCGCCCGGGCCCGCGCACGAGGAGGCGCTGCTCGCGGCCTTCGCGCGCGGCCTGCCGGTGCTGTGCGAGAAGCCGATGGTGCCGGAATCGGCGGGTGCGCTGCGGGTGGTCGAGGCCGAGGCCCGGCTCGGGCGACGGCTGGTGCAGGTCGGTTTCATGCGGCGCTACGACGCCGAGTACGGGCGGCTCAAGTCCCTGCTGGACAGCGGGCAGTTGGGGCGGCCGCTGATGCTGCACTGCACACACCGCAATGTGTCGTCCCCGCCCGGCTTCACCTCGGCGATGCTGGTCAACAGCTCGGTCTCGCACGAGATCGACGCGGCGCGCTGGCTGCTGGGCCAGGAACTCACGGCGGTGACCGTGCGCCGTCCGCAGCCGTCCGCGCACGCACCCCAGGGGCTGCTGGACCCCCAGTTCGTGCTGTTCGAGACGTCGGGCGGCGCACTGGTGGACGTGGAGGTCTTCGTCAACTCCGGCTTCGGCTACCAGGTGCGGTGCGAAGCGGTCTGCGAGTCCGGCACCGCGCGGATCGGGGACGAGCACACGATGGTGGTGACCCGGTCCGGCGGTGCCTGCGAGGAAGTGGCGCAGGACTACCTCGTACGGTTCGCGGACGCCTACGACCGCGAGGTCCAGACATGGGTGGACGCCACCCGGGAGGGCAGGGTCACCGGCCCCGGCGCATGGGACGGTTATGCGGCGTCCGCCGTCGCCGAGGCCGGAGTCCGGGCGCTGGAGACCGGCGGCCGAGTGGCCGTGGACCTCGCGCCGCGCCCGGACCTGTACGGCTGA
- a CDS encoding LLM class flavin-dependent oxidoreductase, producing the protein MAHAPRPRFGIMTAPSQVDYRDVLRVWREADAIAEIEHAWLFDHLMPILGEPDGPTYEGWTLLSALAAHTRRLRLGVLVTSNRFRPPAILAKIATTVDIVSGGRLDFGIGAGSRPNPPGARREYAAHGLPFHDTADAVGSLAEACTVIRRLWTEAEPFDFHGTHHHLTGAFGSPKPVQRPHPPILIGGRSSSTLRVVAEHADLWNIPGGDIEDCVARSALLDRYCADIGRDPDSVTRSIHLSVSYDRPGVTRDAIGEAIGAGFRHIVLGLSAPYPADVARWVTDELISTSG; encoded by the coding sequence ATGGCGCACGCACCCCGTCCTCGATTCGGGATCATGACCGCTCCCTCGCAGGTCGACTACCGCGACGTCCTACGCGTCTGGCGTGAGGCGGATGCGATTGCGGAGATCGAGCACGCATGGCTGTTCGATCACCTCATGCCGATCCTCGGTGAGCCGGACGGGCCGACGTACGAAGGCTGGACACTGCTCTCGGCCCTCGCCGCCCACACTCGACGGCTGCGGCTCGGCGTGCTGGTGACCAGTAACCGGTTCCGGCCGCCCGCGATACTGGCCAAGATCGCCACGACCGTCGACATCGTCTCCGGCGGACGGCTCGACTTCGGCATCGGCGCCGGCTCACGGCCCAACCCTCCCGGGGCCCGGCGTGAGTACGCGGCGCACGGCCTGCCGTTCCACGACACCGCCGACGCCGTGGGGAGCCTCGCCGAAGCATGCACGGTGATACGGCGGTTGTGGACCGAGGCCGAACCGTTCGACTTCCACGGCACCCACCACCACCTCACCGGAGCGTTCGGCAGCCCCAAACCCGTCCAGCGTCCGCACCCGCCGATCCTCATCGGTGGACGCTCGTCCTCGACGTTGCGTGTGGTCGCCGAGCACGCCGACCTGTGGAACATCCCGGGCGGCGACATCGAAGACTGCGTCGCACGCAGCGCACTCCTTGACCGCTACTGCGCCGATATCGGACGCGACCCCGACTCGGTCACCCGCTCGATCCACCTGTCCGTCTCCTATGACCGGCCCGGCGTCACCCGGGACGCGATCGGCGAGGCGATCGGCGCCGGGTTCCGGCACATCGTCCTCGGGCTGTCGGCGCCGTACCCCGCCGACGTCGCCCGATGGGTCACCGACGAGCTGATCAGCACATCTGGATGA
- a CDS encoding aldo/keto reductase produces the protein MQYRTLGRTGVQVSSLALGAMNFGAIGRTTQDEATAIVDAALEGGINLIDTADMYGAGESEEMVGKAIAGRRDDIVLATKAGMPMGDERNHQGSSRRWLVTELDNSLRRLGVEHVDLYQIHRWDPNTGDEETLSALTDLQRAGKIRHFGSSTFPAYRIVQAQWAAREHHLSRYVTEQPSYSILQRGIETHVLPVTEEYGLGVLVWSPLASGWLSGAIREGQEITTSRSTFMPQRFDTAIPSNRARLDAVEQLAKVADEAGLTMVQLALGFVTAHPAVTSALIGPRTPDHLHAQLAAADTVLSADVLDAIDAIVAPGTDLAAHEKFDTPPALLDPSLRRR, from the coding sequence ATGCAGTACCGCACCTTGGGCCGCACCGGTGTGCAGGTCAGCTCCCTCGCGCTCGGCGCGATGAACTTCGGCGCCATCGGGCGCACCACCCAGGACGAGGCCACCGCCATCGTCGATGCCGCACTGGAGGGCGGGATCAACCTCATCGACACCGCCGACATGTACGGCGCCGGAGAGTCGGAGGAAATGGTCGGCAAGGCCATCGCCGGCCGCCGTGACGACATCGTGCTGGCCACGAAGGCGGGCATGCCGATGGGCGACGAGCGCAACCATCAGGGCAGTTCGCGCCGCTGGCTGGTCACCGAGTTGGACAACAGCCTGCGCCGTCTCGGTGTCGAGCACGTCGATCTCTACCAGATCCACCGGTGGGACCCGAACACCGGCGACGAGGAGACGCTGTCAGCCCTGACCGACCTGCAACGCGCGGGAAAGATCCGCCACTTCGGCTCCTCGACCTTCCCCGCCTACCGCATCGTGCAAGCCCAGTGGGCAGCCCGCGAGCATCACCTGAGCCGTTACGTCACCGAACAGCCCAGCTACTCGATCCTCCAGCGCGGGATCGAGACCCACGTCCTGCCCGTGACCGAGGAGTACGGGCTCGGCGTGCTGGTGTGGAGCCCACTGGCCTCGGGCTGGCTGTCGGGCGCGATCCGCGAGGGGCAGGAGATCACCACCAGCCGCTCGACGTTCATGCCGCAACGTTTCGACACCGCCATCCCCTCCAACCGAGCCAGGCTCGATGCCGTGGAGCAGCTGGCCAAGGTCGCCGACGAGGCCGGCCTGACCATGGTCCAGCTCGCGCTCGGATTCGTGACCGCGCATCCGGCGGTTACCAGCGCGCTCATCGGCCCCCGCACGCCGGACCACCTGCACGCGCAACTCGCCGCCGCCGACACCGTGCTCTCCGCCGACGTACTCGACGCGATAGACGCGATCGTCGCACCCGGCACCGACCTCGCCGCGCACGAGAAGTTCGACACTCCGCCCGCCCTGCTCGACCCGTCGCTGCGGCGCCGGTGA
- a CDS encoding phosphocholine-specific phospholipase C gives MTPISRRGFVGLGASVAAGVAMGAGTRPAAAAGTAANGTISDVRHVVILMQENRSFDHYFGRLKGVRGFDDRSGIALSGGNSVFNQPSGTGRQYPWKLSSTPAAGGKDGETLAQCTGDLPHSWSSQHSAWNKGRLDNWVAGVGNVRSLGYLDRTDIPFHYALADAYTICDAYFCSSLSATGPNRTYLWSGKVDGSSYDGGDESGLTWQNYAEALQTAGVTWKVYQNAQDNYGDNGCAYFKKFAAAKAGDPLYDRGMASVPKATGSTPDDIAAAIKADVLAGTLPQVSWVVANQAFSEHPYAPPGDGAHFVDLVYKALAADTDVFDSTVLFLNYDENDGFFDHVPPPAPPAGTAGEFLNGTPYGLGFRVPMLVISPWTRGGWVSSEVFDHTSVLRFLESWTAALGKPAACPNISSWRRKVTGDLTGVFDFGNPVYGAASLPTTSVIGSATCGPLPNPVPTANALPAQEPGTRPARALPYQPAGHLDHLEFGASGKILAWFAMTNQGTPARSAAHFSIHPNAYRDTTPWQYTVDAGGTASDSFNIGTGYGDGKYDFTMVGPNRFLRRFKGDATKAGKAAEVSDRYATESGTGKTALYLKMTNSSAAAVKFTITSNHYRGDGPWTYTVAAGGAAEDFFNAVAYQGGWYDFTVTVDSDATWSRRFTGHIETGGASVSG, from the coding sequence ATGACACCGATCAGCCGAAGAGGCTTCGTGGGGCTCGGCGCATCAGTGGCGGCAGGCGTGGCGATGGGCGCCGGAACCCGTCCGGCAGCCGCCGCCGGCACCGCGGCGAACGGCACGATCTCGGACGTACGGCACGTCGTCATCCTCATGCAGGAGAACCGCAGCTTCGACCACTACTTCGGCCGTCTCAAGGGCGTCCGCGGCTTCGACGACCGCAGCGGCATCGCCCTCTCCGGCGGCAACTCCGTCTTCAACCAGCCCAGCGGCACCGGCCGTCAGTACCCGTGGAAGCTCAGCTCCACGCCCGCCGCCGGCGGCAAGGACGGCGAGACCCTCGCGCAGTGCACCGGCGACCTCCCGCACTCCTGGTCCTCGCAGCACTCCGCCTGGAACAAGGGGCGCCTCGACAACTGGGTCGCCGGCGTCGGCAACGTACGCTCCCTCGGCTACCTCGACCGCACCGACATCCCGTTCCACTACGCGCTCGCCGACGCGTACACCATCTGCGACGCCTACTTCTGCTCCTCCCTCAGCGCCACCGGCCCCAACCGCACCTACCTGTGGAGCGGCAAGGTCGACGGCTCCAGCTACGACGGCGGCGACGAGTCCGGACTGACCTGGCAGAACTACGCCGAGGCCCTGCAGACGGCCGGGGTGACCTGGAAGGTCTACCAGAACGCGCAGGACAACTACGGCGACAACGGCTGCGCCTACTTCAAGAAGTTCGCCGCAGCCAAGGCGGGCGACCCGCTGTACGACCGCGGCATGGCCTCCGTGCCGAAGGCCACCGGCTCCACGCCCGACGACATCGCCGCCGCCATCAAGGCGGACGTCCTCGCGGGCACCCTGCCGCAGGTCTCGTGGGTGGTCGCCAACCAGGCCTTCTCCGAGCACCCTTATGCCCCGCCCGGCGACGGCGCCCACTTCGTCGACCTGGTCTACAAGGCGCTCGCGGCCGACACGGACGTCTTCGACTCGACCGTCCTGTTCCTCAACTACGACGAGAACGACGGCTTCTTCGACCACGTGCCGCCGCCGGCGCCGCCCGCGGGCACGGCGGGGGAGTTCCTCAACGGCACCCCCTACGGCCTTGGCTTCCGTGTCCCGATGCTCGTCATCTCGCCCTGGACGCGCGGTGGTTGGGTCTCCTCGGAGGTCTTCGACCACACCTCCGTCCTGCGGTTCCTGGAGTCCTGGACAGCCGCACTCGGCAAACCGGCCGCCTGCCCCAACATCAGCTCCTGGCGCCGCAAGGTCACCGGCGACCTGACCGGCGTCTTCGACTTCGGCAACCCGGTCTACGGCGCCGCCTCCCTGCCCACCACAAGCGTCATCGGGTCCGCCACCTGCGGCCCCCTGCCCAACCCGGTGCCCACTGCCAACGCCCTGCCCGCCCAGGAGCCCGGCACCCGCCCCGCCCGAGCCCTGCCGTACCAGCCGGCCGGCCATCTGGACCACCTGGAGTTCGGTGCGAGCGGCAAGATTCTCGCCTGGTTCGCCATGACCAACCAGGGCACCCCGGCCAGGAGCGCCGCGCACTTCTCGATCCATCCGAACGCCTACCGGGACACCACGCCCTGGCAGTACACGGTCGACGCGGGTGGCACCGCCTCCGACTCCTTCAACATCGGCACGGGGTACGGCGACGGCAAGTACGACTTCACCATGGTCGGCCCCAACCGCTTCCTGCGCCGCTTCAAGGGCGACGCGACCAAGGCCGGCAAGGCGGCCGAGGTGAGCGACCGTTACGCGACGGAGTCCGGGACCGGGAAGACGGCCCTCTATCTGAAGATGACCAACTCCTCGGCGGCGGCGGTGAAGTTCACCATCACCTCCAACCACTACCGCGGTGACGGGCCGTGGACGTACACCGTGGCCGCGGGCGGGGCGGCGGAGGACTTCTTCAACGCGGTGGCCTACCAGGGCGGTTGGTACGACTTCACCGTCACCGTGGACTCCGACGCGACCTGGTCGCGCCGGTTCACCGGGCACATCGAGACGGGCGGGGCGAGCGTCAGCGGCTGA